The genomic region TGAGCCAAAAATTATGGCTGGGCTGTATAAATGCCAGCAGGTAATAAAAAATGCAAGTGGGTGGCAATAGATAGTCCTTCTCCGGTGTCTGTGCTCCTCACTGGCTCGGCCTAATTAGGATAAATTATTAATCTGtattgtttttctcctcagcaGTTTCACAGAGAGTTCAGCGTGAATACACGGTTTctccactgcaaagtcagaataaatgtattattttaggTATAACATCACACGAATTAACCTTAGAAACCTTAGAACAAAATTAAAGCTAAATTGTTTGATTATGAGACTCATAATTCACATTATTCCACAGTCATTGGGGGTAAAAACAATTGAGATGTTTTGCGAGACATTGGATTTGCATTGAATAAAATCTATTGACTTTCACTATAGCTGTTGTGCGAGTATGTCGCAATTTATGATCTTTGCAAATACTCACTATTGTGGAATATCGGGATAATATCACCTTGTGACTTAGATACAGTGATAATATCGCAGCGTGACTTAGATACAGTGATAATATAGCACCGTGACTTAGATACAGTGATAATATGGCACCGTGACTTAGATGCAGTGATAATATCGCATCGTGACTTAGATACAGTGATAATATCACTGTAAAATCCCAGTTTAAAACCTCCGTCCGCTCAGGTATCTCTGACACTCACAGTAAAGCAAAATTAACAAGAAGGAAGAAAGGCTGACATCAGTTTTGTCTGAGGTGGCAAAAACCGACAGCTACACAAAGCACACTATGTGAGAGAGGAGAGTCATTTTGCAACAAAAGCCACACACAAATTGAGTATTAGTGTGGGAGCTGAAAGAAATCTGAGCGCTTGTCCCTCTACGTCTCGCTGGAGACTGTCCACCATTTATAGggaaagggaaggaaggaaaggatcTTTACTGTCATTATACAAACGTAATTGCACAGCGAGATTACGAGGTCACATGGAGGGTTGACCACAGTGGACCGATCCGACCGAATGTCTCTAACATTCATACATTTTGTCTTCATAGTAGGAGGAAACCCATGcagacagggtttttttttatttttgatcattAAACTTAAACTGGAAACAATAGAGTGATTCTTAAATGAGCTGCGGGTTTATGTTTCACTATACTGTATTCTACTTTCACAATCGACAAGGTAGGGCAATTAACCAGTCTTATGCAAtaggattcatattttatgttcATCAACATAAGAGAAAAGACCAGCAGGTTaagaaaaatgcttttatttttttacacctttaaaaagcaaaaattTAAAGCACAAAGATTTTCTCTCTATATAAACACGTCTCTTCCTTGGGCTAAAAAAATGGTAGCTTTTGCACATTGTGCTTTGATTGCAAAGTCTATACAACTGCTGTGGGTCTCTAGTGGTCAAACGACCCCAGTAAACATTTTATTGCATAAATCACATTTGACCTCAGTGGTCatatgttaacatttttttttttttcttctttttcttcgtGAATAGTGGAAAGactaaaatgaacaaatgaagtcGTCATCTGTTACACAGTGAACAATAATAGCAGCTTTCTCAATGAAGGCGTCGCACATCAtccttgaaaagaaaaaaataaatgaatgttgtcGTAAAGTAATACAACCAAAAATCTGTTGTGCTTTTGTAAATTTAGATGCAAcggatgaaaaacacacactcacaccaaaataaaagctaatGTCTCAAACAGTAGCTGACTAAAAGCTAAACTCTAGTTGCACACGCCACCCTTTCACAGCAAGCCATTTGTTTTTGCTATAATCTTTTTAACctacatttgaaaagaaaaaaaaccccccagAAACAAAGTCTCGAAAACCATTATCTCTCATCAACATCTCCAAGGAGACTCATCCTTAAATACTTTCACGCAAAAATGCTTTGcacataaaatatacaaatcaAAAGGAAGCTGAACCAATGACTTTGGTTTGAACCAAAATGGAGCCAGGTAGTCGCACACAAAACTTGACCTGAAAGTTCCCCTTAAACTACACAGAATCACTCATGTTCAAATTCATGGGAGAGaatgaaataagaaaacatGGACTATCAAAAATGTGCAGTCATTCCTCTTCTCTGGAATTCCACCTTTATCTATATGGATAATGTATATACGCTATATTTCTCAGCACCTTAAAACAACTCCCTGCGTTTGAGTCCCTTTAAAATTGAGAATGGACCAAAACATACtaagaaaaataacatcacaAGAGAAAAGTCATAGTGTTCAAAGACCTAcgtcacacaaataaacaaaaacggTCAAATCACAGAGAAGTCGTGAATCTacctttgtcttttcttttttacagaaAACCCCTCAAACCAGACCATGTGTGAAAACATGCTTCCATTTGTACTGCATCTTTATGAGAATGACAGAAGCAGTCAAATTCTCCAGCTTCTCATTTTTGAACCTTTAAAGCAGATCGATGAAAAACTCATTGATGCtccactttgttttgtttgtgagtgtgtgtgatgccGGTGAATGCTGACtcatgcttgctgctgctgctgctgctctgtgtgcagcagacTCTCCAGCCTATTAGCCGGGTGAATTGTTGGCGTCTTTTCTTCTCATGCAGCGGTCAAAAGGGCGGCGctcacatttgaaaacaaaccgCCGAGTTCATGCACCTGCACCAGCCGAGAGACGAGACAAGAGCCAGCCGCGACCGACAGCCTCTTTGTGTTCATAAAGAATTTACCTCCAGCTACACTGCTCCTCGCTTTGCTGATTTAAATGTTAGAGAGACGCAGCTTTGCCTCGGCTGCCCACTCTTTTATATTACACGGATAAACTACAACCACAGACATGCCCTCCTACATCAGCTCCACTTATATCCTGTTATCAACTGTGACTTTACCTGATAGAATAAGAGCTTTTCGGAAGACTCTCTTATGAAAGCGATAAAGCTCATAAACAACACTGCTGAACCGCGTTAGGACGGCGCGGCAGACTTTTCTATTTCAATTCAGCGGGGACATTGAACTTGACGACAGCAAATCTAAACGTTCATTTCGGACCCTTTTTTCATTAAACACTCATTTATGCTCAGCTGCTGGGATTCAGTCAGGATCTCTGACGTTGGGAAACGTGTTTCACTAACTGAGCTGAACTCAAGGTGAAGCAGAACTAATTACTTGTGGCAGTGTTCTACAACGGCACgtgaattattaattatatttgtgACCGACCAATGAACCGCTGTACTGGGTTTTTAGTTACTGCCAACACTGGCGACCAACACCGTCTCATcttaaaaagcattttaaagcaaatatcAGCATTTAGTCCATagtcacaatgtttttttttatggattatTGCAGGCTGGATGAGTTGAACTCGGTTTTCTGCGACcaccaaaacacaacaatattaaGATGCattagaaaaaaattaaaatcaaatataGTGGTTTGAGGTGTTTGAGGTGTTTTTTCTTAAGAGCTGACTTTAAGCACATGGACAGACCCAGTGCATATAACTCAATATTTATATCAATAAAAAAGGGTGTTTTACTCTCTAATTACTGTTTCTTGGagaggagggaaacaaatgtggGAGCTACTGGGTTGGAAgcataaagaaaataattatgttgcatctgagaaataaaaaaaacattaaggttctttcttgttttttggcAATTTTCTCCTTATCATTTATATATTCTGTTATTTACAGCTCATTCTTCTTTGATTTCATTGTAAAACCTTGGGTGAAACGTTTTGTGGTGAGTGCGTGAAAGGATTTTGGAAATAGGACTCAGTTTTAATCATTCAACGACGTTTTCTAACATCATACATTGTCATTTTTGACACGCACGTACAtgcctgcaaacacacacacacacacgcgcacacgcgcacacacacacacggtctgtGCATCATCACAAACAGTAGAGTCAAAGAGCAGGAATGGAGAGCTACAGTTGGTGTCGCAGAGAATATAAAACCTGCAACAGAGCACATGAGAAAGTTTTAGAGTTGAGAGCTGCAGCTGAATGAACTCATCTTTTACAGTAATAACCTCAACCCAGACTGGAACACACCATCCTCACATTTAATTATCCCTCCAGCTTTCACAAATAAAGCACATTCCTCCTCTTTTCAATCACCACCTCAGCTGTGTCATATACGTATGTGGATTACAGTTTTGCCTAGTTGTGCTTGGCACGAATCCCCTTTAAGTAGTTTTTCCAGCGTTTGACCACGTCTTTGAAGATGGGAGAATTGTCTATCGAGGCCAGCAGCTGTAGCTGATTAATGTGCGTGGTGTGATAGTCCCAGCGTGCCAGGTTGGGAGCGGTGCCCAACATGAAGTGACGCAGGTCATAGATGCTCCCAGACCCCGTGTCAAAGAGGGGCAGCATGGCCTTCAGCGACTCCATGCCCCGGCTGAACAGCTGCGCTGCCTCCCGTCCAAGTTTCTCTCCGGCTGTCTCAGTCAAGTCATAGAGGCCCAACAGGGAGTAGATGAAGCCGTTGAGAACAAAGGAACTGGGCGTGGTGGGGTACTCCTCATACCAGTCGTATTTGTTCATGAACACAGCTTTGACCCCGTGCTGTGCTGAAGGCACCTTGTAGGGTCCGACTGCCTTCAGGGCAGCGTTGAGATAAACCTGATCCTTGGTGAGGAGGTAGGCTCTCACTAGTGTGGACATGGCCTGGCCCTGAGCCATGGCCGAGTACCACCCGGGTTCCAGGGACCGGAAGCCTTCACCCAGCTTGCGAGTGACCATGATGGGCCAGCCGCCTCTTTCGTCCTGGTTGCGAACCAGCCAGTCGCTGGCGGCAAAGAACGCGGCCATGTGGGCTGTGGTGGAGACGGTGACATTGTCGACGAAGCCGCGGCCATGTAGAACCAAGCGCACCACCCGCCTGGGCATGATCTAAGAAGGAAAGCAGACACATAAGAAGAGGAAATCACTGGTGGAATTAAGATGTAGCTATAAATCAATTTTCTCACAACCTGGTTCAATTCTCATGACAAAATGCAGCAAAACTATAAATGGAAGAACCAATGATAGATATATATGACTGAGAATCTTCACAAATGAGAAGCTGAAACAAGATAATAGTTGACATTCTTCTTAAAGGCATGACATATGAGTATCAATTATCACAGACAACCTTAGTGGCCTTCACAGCCTTGGTGTTGGAGAGCCCGACGCCCTTCCTGAGGTCGGTGAGCAGATCTCGGGTCAGAGTGCTCCAGGTAGCTCGCGGTCCGATTCCATAGGTGATTTCGTGATCTTTGAAGGCAATGAGCTGTGTGTTGGTCACATAGTGAATGGTGAAGGGCGGGCCCTTCTCCGTGGTTTCAAGAATCACCGACACGCTGCCATTGGAGGTGAACTTGATGTCCAAGCTGAGGATGAAGTCTTTGGAGTTACCCAGCTGGAGGGAGACGCCTTCTGAGGACTCTGTGGTGGGTGAGCATTGTTTGCAGTGGAGAAAGAAATATGTATAATGCACAAGAGAGGCaggaaaagacattttacagTGTGTATTTAGGAGCGTTTCcataaaaataactaaaatgtCACGATTATTGGCAGACAATGGATTATTTTTAGCCCAGTCACTGGAAGCCGCCTGCAAAGTGTCTTTGGTTCAATGATAGTTCATCTTTTTAACTCATGTTTCCAAGATTCACTCTGTGGTCCCTTTCTAAAAGACGACTTtagaaataatttaatttttttttggtttttgttacTACTACAGGGTGAAGAATCATTTTTTGACatgtcttgttgtgtgtgtttgtatgtgtgagagaaaggagatgagacacagagacacagttctCTTGGGATGAAGACAACAGATGTGCAACTGCAAACTGAACTTAAttaggaggaaagaaaaaaaaaacagggaagaaAACTCAGAAAAGGGAACTGGGACGGAAGAAGGGAgagatgattttctttttgtcaaaaGTCTTTCCAACAAAAGTCAAGTTTCCACTGCCACTGCATCATCTCTCAGCCAGTTGCCGTCTTGAGCTCGTTTCGACGCCCTGACGGACTGAGGGCTTCTCAGTGGAGCTCCCCTTTGGTCTCGTTGCTGAGCTTAAACTGCAAAGAACATTCTAATCAAAGCCCTCCGAAGGACAGAGGAAGGAAAGTGGGtaggaggaaagaaaggaaagaggagGGTAATGGAATGATGTGTCACACAAGTGCTCTTAAGACCAGACTTAAGAGCAGAGAGGGTGAAAATCAGCTAAAGTGAGAAGACAGTCAAGAGTCAGAGACGGAGCTCTCACATGACGCAAGCTGAAAAAGCATAGCTTGACAAGGTcgactgagacacacacagagttgatCAGCAGGAAAATGAGGGAAAGAGCCAGTCTGGCAGGGGCCTCTGGATGACTATGGCTCTTTAATGCACTCATAAATCCATTACTTAAGGCAATGCAGAGAGTAAGTGGATTTGTACGCTGGCCCTGTGATTACTCTGCCATCAATAAAGGATGGGCAGGGAATATAGAGGAGGCAATTCCACCTCCTCTCCTTAGCTCTCGAGCTGTTTAGCAATAAggcaggagggagagaagacatGCCGCTACAAACACATGTCAGCACAAACCAGGTTTACATGCTGTGCATGCAACACTGGGAAACGTGTTGTTTTGTGGGATACACAAAAGAGccaagtgacaaaataacagtCAATGCACAAGTGACTATTTAATCACCATCACATGCAGAAGTTAGGGACTTCATCCACTTGATTCAATGATTATTCCTacaaaaatttaattttgtgaAAGCAGAAAAGGCACGGCGATAATTCAAACTGACATTTGATACATCCAAGAGTCCAAGTCTTAATATAttccttttcttgttttatCATACATTAACGTCGGTTCAAAGAATCGAAATGTTAAATTATTGCTGATATATTCTCTGTCCATTTATCAATAAATTGATTCATCGTttcaaaaaataacaacattaaatcagtaaaaaatggctgtaaaagaaaaatgtttatacTAATGAATGGAAAGAAAGAGGACAGTGATGAGGAAAGAAGAAATCCTCcttatattattaaaataaaatgaatcgtaTGATGCACATTTGACAGCAGTGTCTACCTAAAGTCTGTATGATAATACAATTTATAACCATTTACAAAGACACAGTGATTGCCCCCAATTCCTCTTCTGTAAAATAGCTGTGGTCCTAGCCGGTATCATGGAGCATGAGTATGAGTTTCACATACAGCTACAATAGTGCTGCACAGTAATAAGCTGACACAGAATCCCATGGCatttaaacaagaaaaaaaagagaaaaaaaaagaagtgtttcaTTAGATCAAAAGATTCTGCCTCACAATGTGTGCATATAAAAAAACCACATAGGTTAAGGTGACTGTGTTTATACCATCGAATCCTCGGCATGAGAACAGACGTTAATTGCCTTAAGAAGCATGAAAAACCTCCAACGCCCTCTTCACACGGCTTTTACCACAATGCATGCGGATGTAGTGAATTTCCTTATTCAAACTTTTAAACTATCAACTGACCATGAGGATTCAGAAACTACAGGTGCTCAGTGGAGGACAGTGTTCGTGGAGCTATGAGCTGAAGGCAGACAGTGGGTTATTATCAGGGGACAGGCGACTGATCCACTTGTCAGAAGCTTTGAGAGGCTGTTCAACTCCAGTGTCCTAGATACACTAAGGAGGGATACATGGAGAGAGGGGAGTtggagaaaaggggggggggggggggagcaaagACAGGAAAAAGAGGCTGACAGCACAGGAATGAAAAAATATATGCATGAGAACAGAATAAGGCATTCAAATGGTTTTGAGGGTAATCTGATTGTAATGTTTAGGAAGCACAGAGGGGGGCTGAGGggtgataagtgtgtgtgtgtgtgtgtgggggataAGATGGAATATAGAGGTTGAAGACTTAAATCTGGAGACGGAGAGGGAAGATTTATGGAGAGTGAAGACTGCCAAGGGAGAGCTGAAGAgagatgatgaaaacatgatgatgtcagggagagagagagagctgagatGGGCAGTTGAAGCTGTAAGAAACGGTGGGTGAAGAACTGaactgaaagaaagagagagggagagagagagaattatgaAGTAGAGGACAGGCAAGGAGAGATTGTCCTGGTAAGTAAAAGAAGATCAGATCAGAGAGTAAACGAAGCTGGGAGTCAATACTAGGTAAACATTTTGACTTCTCGCAGTCCTCTAAATAATTGCTACCAGTCTTGTGACTGTGGTTATTTTCCAACTGTCAATCTGAGCCAtgtgttttcctcatgttttgCAGCATCACAGGACTTTAGAACAAATACATCTATTACCCAGAGGAAAGGGCAATGGTTCAAACAAGCACTACTACACCTACTACAAGGACCCCATTAGAAGGTTCAGTCAAGCCTTGTGGTCCCGAGAGTCCTGGTAAACATGCTCGAGCTGATACACCAGCTCCCCCAGCTGACTGTCTACCAACTCTGGTTCTCCAGTCACAGGCAGAGCATCGATGATGGTTAGAACCAAACACACTGTAGCCGTCTTCAGGTAGGCCTATCAGTAGGGCATCAATTACATTGATGACAAAGTCCTTTGGCTCAGATGCTCAGGTAGTGCGGGACGCTTTGAATGATACCAAACCTCAAAAAAACCATGTTATAAGCTTCAGTGCCCTTCTCCACTCTCCCTCACTGCTCAGTCTGTATCTCCTCTTTGTGGGATTTTTAGAAATGTGAGTCAGACTTCACCCTTCCCCCAACACACtatactgtgcaaaagtctgagCCCACCATTAGACTTGATGCTTTAGCAATGCCCATAcggtataattatttctcaattacTCTTTAGAACAAGAAGACCCAGAAGATACCAGAAACATGTAAgctgttttaaaatgacagattttACTACTGGTTGAattgtcaagtatttagtgcgACCTTATCCTAACACTTGAACAACAGCACGACGAGTGGAACCCTGTTACTGTAAAACCTTTGTTTGTACTATTTCATGccaagaaatatctgctgtgtaGAAGGTCTATTATACCAGGTTCATTGGAGACATGCTTGAGCTTCACATAGACATGTTGTATGGGTTAAACTCAATGATGGTTTGCTAATATAATAATCCAagtgccaatgatcacagattTTGACAGACATAtgaacaacaaagctggtggtgccctagATTTTTATTGCACTTGGACTGCTGCTCTGAATACAATTCAGTTTAGAAGTTATGAGTGTACAATAAACATCAAGGGTTTTATTTTCCCCACCTTCATATTGTCTCTTTTTATAGATCAAATTTAGGTGCATTAGAGATGTAAGAGCCCACAATAGCAAACAACTGTACAGGGAAGTCTAAAGGATTTTGGGGCACAGCATTAGTGATCTCAGTGCCAGGTGAACCAGGCATACAACGGCAGTTAAATTTGATTCCTTTGAGTTAAAACAGTGCAAAATCAGTGAATTGTAATCTAGAGagattaaaaaatgaataaaaccttGTTCATTATGCACGTctggaaaaataaagacattagtATGATAATTCTGCTCCTCTTAAGaaattttatgttgtttttcctgtgtttgtttttatctcaccAAATTTCCTTTTTAACGACGTCAACCCAATTTTTGAAGTACTTTTAGATCAATTTTTTTGCAATGCATATCCATGCGGTTGATCACCATATAATATCAAACACAGGCTGACTACAGAGCGCCTTTGGGAATATTCACACCGCATTTGATCAacataaatgtgacattgtCTGAATGTGTGATGCCGTTTCTGCTGCTTCCGTAATAGTGTGGTGTTTCTACCGTCACCTATCATAGTCTGCCAGTATTATCTGACAGTAGCTGTGACTCACCACTGACTATCATCCTATCCTGAGGGTGCACTTGCATATCAAGCCTCCTATGGCCACAGTTAAAGGAGATAAGCTGCATTTCCCAAGGCTGTGGATAGGCTCACGGAGAGGGCTTACATACCTGAAGCACTGAACTGACGCACGGAGGTAGCTCGGGTCTTGTCATGAACACGGGTGAGACTGCAACCTTTCGGTACACTCCAGGGTGCTGTGCTGGCCCGGCTGTCCCTCTCCTCGGCTGTGTCGTAGATCTCCACGTGGGGGGCACGCTCTGTCAGGTTTTTGCTGTAATGGCTCAAACCGTATTGGGAAATCTGGATGGCATAGAAGTAGCCTTGAGGACCCCACTGAGTGGACAGGGGAACACCTAGGTGGAAATGCGGGAAAGGAgaattttgtcaaattaaatagagaaaaataaacGTTTCTGTGGTTTTTATAGTCATTTTATAGCGGTTACTTTCAGTGTTTTGAAAACATTCTATATCTTGTGCTGACATTAtcattttgttcatgtttttttttttcttttaggatTTGAGTTCATAAAACTTCCCAACTATGACAACAACTTAGACTcaaatgtggtcattttttaaaagaaattcaGAAAATGGTCAacgagaaaaagagaggggggggaaaatgttagaaaaaaacctgaacacCTGCAGCAACGGTGAAATCCAAGATAATCGACTGCATTTCACCAGGGGCTAGCTTCCCTGTTCACACAGCCAGAAATAGCTCAGGCAGGAGCATCACTCTGATTAACAGATAGTTCACGACAAGACCTTGTGACAGAGAGAGCAAATGGGCAACCCAAACCCCCCCATCCTCCTGAGAAGAACATAATACACTAAGATGGCTGGTGATGATGTGCCTCCCTCCTTGTGCAACTAATCACCGCTGCACACTGCACATCAGATTCTTAAGTTGTGCTTTCTTATTCCTGCAGATTTCCTGATCAAACACATTCTGCAGGAAGGCTTGCTGTAATTATTCGCTGTTCTCTAGTGTCCAAACATGGAGCATCAATCCATGTCCATTTGACAATGTCACATACTCAAGCCCCACAAATACTTTCTTAGTGAgaacaaaataatgttattaatgTGTTAATAGAAggaaatatatacacacacacaaacacacattcacacacactcacaacccTGCCAGAATTTCCCCATGCCTGTCTTGTTACTGGCATCTCCCTTGACAACTTAAGTCAAATGACTGTCAAAATCCTAACACTGTAGCACTGTGCTGCTCATAGAATAATACTAATCCATGTGGAATTGACTGCTAAGCCACAGCCACATATTTCTGTAACTCAAGAAAACAGACCTGAATTTTAAAAACTAGGTATTCTGTCCATAACACAAATACTGATGAAATATccacatatacatgtattttcttcttttaatcacTAGCTTTGTTTATGCCCTACAGCACACTGGTAAACCTCTGACACATGGATGAATACATGAAGACATTAAAGCAGTATTGAACAATTTGTTCAGTTTCAAGTGTGAAACAAATGTCCACAGTGTCTTTGAGCAGAACATACTCAGGAAAACATGCTCAGACAATCCAACATGGGAATAACCACAGTTCAAAACCATTGAAGACAAATCATGTGCTGGTGGAGCCTAAAGCAGCCATTAAAGGCAAGTGAATGCTGGActtatttttaggttttgtaGCCATATTGGCCATAGAAACAACTTTACAGTCAATCAGAGCGGTGTTTAATATTCTCTCTTCCAGATCAGCTTAATACACCTTTAATGTTTGCGTAACAGCTGGTCGCAAACATTTGGGGGAGAATATTTATTGAGCTAGTGGTCACCAGCGCGGTGCCCATAAGGTGCCCGCAGCACAGTTCTAAAAATAGCAATGACAAAAGTGTTgaagtgcagctgtgtgtgaattGAGCAGTCGATGGACGCGATGCTCTCTGTGCATAAAAGCCAAtgtaaagctgctgctgagggCTGAAGTAGACCTGGCCTGTTAATGACTGTTGATTATCGTCATTGCTCAGGGAAAGGTTTGCAGATGTTCATCAGAACCGAGGCTTGCACCATAGCTCTATACATGTTCATAGGTCGCGCCCCATCTGCAGAGATTGTCATATGAAATCACTTGCATTTTTTCACACGATCACTcagtaaaatattgatattgttGATTAAAAACTATGATAATTGTTTGGAGTAGGCACTGAAATGAATGGATGCCACCGAGTAAATGATATTCATAATTGAAATGGTAAAATGCAAATACATTGATACGATAGCCCTCCATATTACTCTATACCATTCAGGTGGCTCTCCATTGTATGGTTTTACATTAATTGATTGCATTATGCTATCTGGGACTCAAACAATTTATCATTTAGTTTCatcaattactaaatcaattgtcaactactttgataatcgattaaactgttcaagtgtttttatttttttaagaaatagaaacacacacacatatacatatatatagaagtggatatatatagtatatatatctACTTCTGTGAGTTCCTGCTGCTTACGGCAAGTAagatttaagactttttaaacaGTTGTATGTCACTCAGACTGTCACTTAAGACTAACTTGGAACAGCATGAACATGACATTTGGTATTAAGAGGGTAGGACAGATCTGGATAATACCTGACATCAAAGGCAGGCTAACTTTGCAGTTTTTGAGTTTCTCAATCTGCCAGCACAGCCTTGAGTTCTATCAAGTACTTTGTACAAATATAATTCTATGTTTTAAACGTCTTGCAGCCACATTTGACTTTGCACTTACCCACACAGCCAGTCCTGAACTCACTAGGGTCCTAAGCTTTCATATCCctcaatgtgttatttttaaatgaagtaaTTCAATGTCTTTTAAGACATGAATACCTAAATCATCAAGCCCTTCAGGAGACGTGACAAGAAATGACACATAAAAGTGTTCCATGAATCGTGTGAACATTGATTCAAAGACAATGTCAGACGAGTTATCTGAAGCCTGAATCATGATTTTGTCCTAATACTGTCACAATACAGGGATACAAACTGCGTAAGGTTGGGATATCAGTACAATTTAGTTGAAAGCTCAGTGCTTGAATGCTGGAGTGATGTAGAAGGATTATTACGACATTTAATGCACATCACTGAGGGTCCTGTTAAATCACTTTTCTGTGGGCAAGAGGGTGCGCTGGGAGAGAAATGATCCTACAACCTTGGTTAAGCCTCCGACTGTTACAGGCTAATTAATGAATTGCTATTTTTACCTATAAAAATATGCTAAGTGGGAGAGAGGTGTGTAAGCTCGCGGATGTGAGGTGCTACAAAGCAAAGAGCCTTGGGCTTAATTAATGG from Solea solea chromosome 5, fSolSol10.1, whole genome shotgun sequence harbors:
- the glceb gene encoding D-glucuronyl C5-epimerase B — encoded protein: MRCLAARVNYKTLIIICTLFTLITVLLWNRCSSDTSVRFLPRAALVAPSPRVGDSSISSQQHPPQPPEPPPVVGGAGGLKYEEIDCLINDESTIKGRREGGEIYLPFSWMEKYFEVYGKVAQYDGYDRFEFQHSYSKVYAQREPYHPDGVFMSFEGYNVEVRDRVKCISGVEGVPLSTQWGPQGYFYAIQISQYGLSHYSKNLTERAPHVEIYDTAEERDSRASTAPWSVPKGCSLTRVHDKTRATSVRQFSASESSEGVSLQLGNSKDFILSLDIKFTSNGSVSVILETTEKGPPFTIHYVTNTQLIAFKDHEITYGIGPRATWSTLTRDLLTDLRKGVGLSNTKAVKATKIMPRRVVRLVLHGRGFVDNVTVSTTAHMAAFFAASDWLVRNQDERGGWPIMVTRKLGEGFRSLEPGWYSAMAQGQAMSTLVRAYLLTKDQVYLNAALKAVGPYKVPSAQHGVKAVFMNKYDWYEEYPTTPSSFVLNGFIYSLLGLYDLTETAGEKLGREAAQLFSRGMESLKAMLPLFDTGSGSIYDLRHFMLGTAPNLARWDYHTTHINQLQLLASIDNSPIFKDVVKRWKNYLKGIRAKHN